A window from Chromatiaceae bacterium encodes these proteins:
- a CDS encoding DUF3144 domain-containing protein translates to MTDESTTTKKVEFSEVQDLAKRFIDLANEIKNEGRAPDAINGALMFASCIYATYSAAGNEGYLHDSGVAKVVEVYRRNLATLQKLKKAQSQTDTA, encoded by the coding sequence ATGACCGACGAAAGCACCACGACCAAGAAAGTCGAATTCTCCGAGGTCCAGGACCTCGCCAAGCGATTCATCGACCTCGCCAACGAGATCAAGAACGAGGGACGCGCCCCGGATGCGATCAACGGCGCATTGATGTTCGCGTCGTGCATCTACGCAACCTACAGCGCGGCCGGCAACGAAGGCTATCTGCACGACTCGGGCGTCGCAAAGGTCGTGGAGGTCTACCGGCGAAACCTCGCGACCTTGCAGAAACTGAAGAAGGCGCAGAGCCAGACAGACACCGCCTGA